One Symbiobacterium terraclitae genomic region harbors:
- a CDS encoding chorismate-binding protein: MARPEDVRRLPLPPWTPADLAGTLGVGPVALLDGLTWQGRRVTLVAWAPAARAGSIAEACRAAERVGLPEDAPPLLAAAVGRLDWDGQGRFWIPGSAALFDREGGELWVRGALPAVTVTARSAALTPETGRPSGPPPGAPVSAVTPPSTDVSAAPPEGVGLSAALPPAAGLSHAASSPTATGAAPAAPPATDPATGPVRAVPLWPYRDYAAAVREALAAMGAGSVTKVILSVPFAAPCSLSPLSVYRRLTAGASAGLAFLIHGGPGAEALVGLSPEPLVILEGRRARMHLLAGTRTPDRAAELAASPKDREEHRVAVEQARRDLLAVCIPGSVTVDAFMELERHPGLVHLASRLSGTLRPGATPADLVAACFPAGTVGGIPRAEARALIDRLEPVPRGWYAGAVGAVLPGGDLQLWLTIRSMALHGGTALVRTGAGLVPGSDPAAEWQECMAKAQRALAAAGAALPPPEEVMRHDDAVRA; this comes from the coding sequence ATGGCCCGGCCTGAGGACGTCCGCCGCCTGCCCCTGCCCCCCTGGACGCCGGCTGACCTGGCCGGGACGCTGGGTGTCGGCCCCGTGGCGCTCCTGGACGGGCTGACGTGGCAGGGCCGCAGGGTCACCCTGGTGGCGTGGGCGCCGGCCGCCCGGGCCGGGAGCATCGCCGAGGCGTGCAGGGCAGCGGAGCGGGTCGGACTGCCCGAGGACGCCCCGCCGCTCCTGGCCGCGGCGGTGGGCCGGCTGGACTGGGACGGGCAGGGACGATTCTGGATCCCGGGCAGTGCGGCGCTCTTCGACAGGGAGGGGGGCGAGCTCTGGGTGCGGGGGGCCCTGCCCGCCGTCACCGTGACCGCCCGCTCAGCTGCGCTCACGCCCGAGACCGGCCGCCCGTCTGGTCCCCCACCTGGCGCGCCCGTCTCCGCTGTGACCCCACCCAGCACGGACGTCTCCGCTGCGCCCCCAGAAGGAGTGGGCCTCTCCGCTGCACTCCCGCCTGCCGCGGGCCTCTCCCATGCGGCCTCCAGCCCCACCGCCACAGGTGCCGCGCCGGCAGCCCCGCCCGCCACAGATCCTGCGACAGGCCCGGTCCGGGCGGTCCCCCTCTGGCCGTACAGGGACTACGCTGCCGCCGTGCGCGAGGCCCTCGCCGCGATGGGCGCCGGCAGCGTGACCAAGGTGATCCTGTCGGTCCCCTTCGCCGCCCCGTGCTCCCTGTCTCCGCTGTCGGTCTACCGGCGGCTGACGGCCGGCGCCTCGGCCGGGCTGGCCTTCCTCATCCACGGCGGCCCGGGCGCGGAGGCGCTGGTGGGCCTCTCGCCGGAGCCGCTGGTGATCCTGGAGGGCCGCCGGGCCCGCATGCACCTGCTGGCCGGCACCCGGACCCCCGACCGCGCGGCGGAGCTCGCCGCCAGCCCCAAGGATCGGGAGGAGCACAGGGTGGCCGTGGAGCAGGCGCGCCGCGACCTGCTGGCGGTCTGCATCCCCGGCAGCGTCACCGTCGACGCCTTCATGGAGCTGGAGCGGCACCCGGGCCTGGTGCACCTGGCCTCCCGCCTCTCCGGCACGCTCAGGCCCGGCGCGACGCCGGCCGACCTGGTCGCGGCCTGCTTCCCCGCCGGGACCGTGGGCGGCATCCCCAGGGCGGAGGCGCGGGCGCTCATCGACCGGCTGGAGCCGGTCCCCCGGGGCTGGTACGCCGGGGCCGTCGGCGCGGTGCTGCCCGGGGGCGACCTGCAGCTCTGGCTGACCATCCGCAGCATGGCCCTGCACGGCGGCACGGCCCTGGTGCGCACCGGCGCCGGGCTGGTGCCGGGAAGCGACCCGGCGGCGGAGTGGCAGGAGTGCATGGCCAAGGCGCAGCGGGCCCTGGCCGCGGCCGGCGCCGCGCTCCCCCCGCCCGAGGAGGTGATGCGGCATGATGACGCCGTCCGCGCTTGA
- a CDS encoding thiamine pyrophosphate-dependent dehydrogenase E1 component subunit alpha — translation MLDHRSAGLSDEQAVAIYRWMLLTRRLDERLSLLQRSGAIPLAVSSRGHEAAQVGAATAFTRGQDWWFPYYRDLGAVLVAGSTPLDVMLSAFGRAADPSSGGRQTPYNWGDRRLNIVARSAPVGVQIPQAVGAAQAAVRRGDRVVVYCSFGEGAASQGDFHEGLNWAALYRLPVVFLCQNNGWAISVPVSRQLAGGSVAARAAGYGIEGICLDGGDPFAVHAAVRRAVARARAGGGPALIEARVHRMDAHTCDDNHTRYRSPEELAEVQRADPLPRVAEYLRRVGLLREGGEAALERAVAAAIDRAEEQARAAPLPPPEHALEP, via the coding sequence GTGCTTGACCATCGCTCGGCGGGCCTCTCCGACGAGCAGGCGGTGGCGATCTACCGCTGGATGCTCCTCACCCGGCGGCTGGACGAGCGGCTGAGCCTGCTCCAGCGGTCGGGCGCGATCCCGCTGGCCGTCTCCAGCCGCGGGCACGAGGCGGCGCAGGTAGGGGCGGCGACGGCTTTCACCCGGGGACAGGACTGGTGGTTCCCCTACTACCGGGACCTGGGGGCGGTGCTGGTGGCCGGCAGCACGCCGCTGGACGTGATGCTCTCCGCCTTCGGCCGGGCGGCGGACCCGTCGTCGGGCGGGCGCCAGACGCCGTACAACTGGGGCGACCGGCGGCTGAACATCGTCGCGCGGTCGGCGCCGGTGGGGGTGCAGATCCCCCAGGCGGTGGGGGCGGCCCAGGCCGCGGTCCGGCGTGGCGACCGGGTGGTGGTCTACTGCAGCTTCGGCGAGGGAGCCGCCTCGCAGGGCGACTTCCACGAGGGGCTGAACTGGGCCGCCCTGTACCGGCTGCCCGTCGTCTTCCTCTGCCAGAACAACGGCTGGGCGATCTCCGTGCCGGTTTCGCGGCAGCTGGCCGGGGGCAGCGTGGCGGCGCGGGCGGCGGGTTACGGGATCGAGGGGATCTGCCTGGACGGGGGCGACCCCTTCGCCGTTCACGCCGCGGTGCGCCGCGCCGTGGCCCGGGCGCGGGCGGGCGGCGGGCCGGCGCTGATCGAGGCCCGCGTCCACCGGATGGATGCGCATACCTGCGACGACAACCACACGAGGTACCGGTCTCCCGAGGAACTTGCGGAAGTGCAGCGTGCCGACCCGCTGCCGCGGGTGGCGGAGTACCTGCGGCGGGTGGGGCTGCTGCGCGAGGGCGGCGAGGCCGCGCTGGAGCGGGCGGTCGCCGCGGCGATCGACCGGGCCGAGGAGCAGGCCCGCGCGGCGCCCCTGCCGCCGCCGGAGCACGCCCTTGAGCCGTGA
- a CDS encoding 2-oxo acid dehydrogenase subunit E2, which translates to MPASLFQGAPLLLPGATPDNPLAMGGSPFPPFVTLPLSHLRRVSMLNLEHAQRATAPVTVVAEVDATGLIEVREALKPLAARHLGLPLTYLPFFASATIQALKAYPIMNAMLTPQGFIIPRYINLGIATSVPGGVLLPSVQGAERKSFWELARDIYIQTQKAKAGLASPADMSGQTFVITNTGRWGATLFGTPIIQPPNVGILAFEAIKKRPVVLDNDQIAVRPMMYLALTADHRAVDGAEMIGFLSKVKEALEQVRV; encoded by the coding sequence ATGCCAGCGAGCCTGTTTCAGGGGGCGCCGCTCCTCTTGCCCGGCGCCACCCCCGACAACCCCCTGGCGATGGGAGGGTCACCCTTTCCCCCGTTCGTCACCCTGCCGCTGAGCCACCTGCGGCGGGTCTCGATGCTGAACCTGGAGCACGCCCAGCGGGCGACGGCCCCGGTCACGGTGGTGGCCGAGGTGGACGCGACGGGCCTGATCGAGGTGCGCGAGGCGCTGAAGCCGCTGGCGGCCCGCCACCTGGGGCTTCCGCTTACATACCTGCCCTTCTTCGCCAGCGCCACCATCCAGGCGCTCAAGGCGTACCCCATCATGAACGCCATGCTCACCCCGCAGGGGTTCATCATCCCGCGGTACATCAACCTCGGCATCGCCACCAGCGTGCCGGGCGGCGTCCTCCTCCCGTCCGTGCAGGGCGCCGAGCGGAAGAGCTTCTGGGAGCTGGCGCGGGACATCTACATCCAGACGCAGAAGGCGAAGGCGGGCCTCGCCTCGCCCGCCGACATGTCGGGCCAGACCTTCGTCATCACCAACACGGGCCGGTGGGGCGCCACGCTGTTCGGCACCCCCATCATCCAGCCGCCCAACGTCGGCATCCTGGCCTTCGAGGCGATCAAGAAGCGCCCCGTGGTGCTCGACAACGACCAGATCGCTGTGCGGCCGATGATGTACCTCGCCCTGACGGCCGACCACCGTGCCGTGGACGGCGCCGAGATGATCGGCTTCCTGAGCAAGGTAAAGGAGGCGCTGGAGCAGGTGCGGGTGTGA
- a CDS encoding GNAT family N-acetyltransferase: MAVEVGLLLPGEWAWLAARSAETALAHVEPALWAWTNPAAVAARVEQNLRALLSQPGSAALVARASGSPVGYLVVALMPDELTGVPTGLFYDIYVEPAHRGTGVSSRLTAAGEAHCRACGVRVIRRYIHPENTPSLRHALRDGCRVERLALVKVL, from the coding sequence GTGGCGGTGGAGGTGGGGCTGCTGCTTCCGGGGGAGTGGGCCTGGCTGGCGGCGCGCTCCGCGGAGACCGCCCTCGCCCACGTGGAGCCGGCGCTGTGGGCGTGGACGAACCCGGCCGCGGTGGCGGCGCGGGTGGAACAGAACCTGCGGGCGCTGCTTTCCCAACCCGGGAGCGCCGCGCTCGTGGCACGCGCGAGCGGCAGCCCCGTTGGCTACCTGGTGGTGGCGCTGATGCCTGACGAGCTCACCGGGGTGCCGACGGGGCTGTTCTACGACATCTACGTGGAGCCCGCCCACCGGGGAACGGGGGTCAGCAGCCGCCTCACCGCCGCCGGTGAGGCGCACTGCCGCGCATGCGGGGTGCGGGTGATCAGGCGGTACATCCATCCCGAGAACACGCCGTCGCTGCGCCACGCCCTGCGGGACGGCTGCCGGGTGGAGCGGCTGGCGCTGGTGAAGGTGCTGTGA
- a CDS encoding cyclase family protein — protein sequence MRVIDLSLGYSHGMPAYGTSWYKEVEIRPLMTPETDPTGHGRRFSQFVLNPHNATHVDAPSHFVPGGKDVSDLDPGLFIGPALVLDLTHRGLYEAVTADDLAAAARGLMRPGLRLLLRTDYLDRHWGDPDFWQKPPYLAPSAADWCVEQGAVLVGLDFLTEEPGDRAFPVHRRLLEAGIPILEYLCNLKALTGPIVWLMAAPMQVIGAEAAPVRALAIEGGGPYGPA from the coding sequence ATGCGCGTGATCGATCTGTCCCTGGGCTACAGCCACGGCATGCCGGCGTACGGAACCTCCTGGTACAAGGAGGTGGAGATCCGCCCGCTGATGACGCCCGAGACGGACCCCACGGGCCACGGGCGGCGCTTCAGCCAGTTCGTGCTGAACCCCCACAACGCCACCCACGTGGACGCGCCCAGCCACTTCGTGCCCGGGGGGAAGGACGTGAGCGACCTGGACCCCGGCCTCTTCATCGGGCCGGCGCTGGTGCTCGACCTCACCCACCGGGGACTCTACGAGGCCGTGACCGCGGACGACCTCGCGGCGGCCGCCCGGGGGCTGATGCGGCCCGGCCTCAGGCTCCTGCTGCGCACCGACTACCTGGACCGCCACTGGGGCGACCCAGACTTCTGGCAGAAGCCCCCCTACCTCGCCCCCAGCGCCGCAGACTGGTGCGTCGAGCAGGGCGCGGTGCTGGTGGGGCTGGACTTCCTCACCGAGGAGCCGGGCGACCGGGCCTTCCCGGTACACCGCCGGCTGCTGGAGGCCGGCATACCCATCCTCGAGTACCTCTGCAACCTCAAGGCTCTCACCGGACCGATCGTGTGGCTGATGGCCGCGCCCATGCAGGTGATCGGCGCCGAGGCGGCACCGGTCCGGGCCCTGGCGATCGAAGGGGGCGGTCCGTATGGCCCGGCCTGA